In Camelina sativa cultivar DH55 chromosome 16, Cs, whole genome shotgun sequence, a single window of DNA contains:
- the LOC104750722 gene encoding lysine-rich arabinogalactan protein 19-like: MNSNSVIWSLLLASVLISLISVNAQGPAASPATSPPATPAATPPTTAATPPTTTTPAPTTTAPPPTTAAPPIPATKPPESPVTPPPAVTPISSPAPKVAPVSSPTTPPPQPPQSPPVSAPTVSPPPVSPPPAPASPPPAPASPPPAPASPPPAPASPPPAPASSPPAQAPTPISLPPTPAPAPAKHKRKHKHKRHHHAPAPAPTPPSPPSPPVVTDSQDTAPAPSPDTNGGNALNQLKGRVGKWVNTAVGILCLLAMTA, encoded by the exons ATGAATTCAAATTCAGTAATTTGGTCTCTTCTTTTAGCTTCTgttctcatctctctcattaGTGTCAATGCACAAGGACCTGCCGCATCACCGGCAACATCTCCGCCTGCAACACCCGCTGCTACTCCTCCAACCACAGCTGCTACGCCTCCAACCACTACTACTCCTGCTCCAACTACCACTGCTCCGCCTCCAACCACCGCTGCTCCACCCATTCCAGCTACTAAGCCACCAGAATCTCCGGTTACACCACCGCCAGCAGTTACTCCAATTTCATCACCGGCTCCAAAAGTTGCACCAGTAAGCAGCCCCACAACTCCGCCTCCACAACCACCCCAAAGCCCACCCGTTTCAGCTCCAACTGTCTCACCACCACCTGTGTCACCACCTCCAGCTCCGGCTTCTCCCCCACCGGCACCAGCTTCACCACCACCGGCACCAGCATCTCCACCTCCCGCACCAGCTTCACCACCACCTGCACCAGCTTCATCACCTCCAGCACAAGCTCCTACACCAATAAGTTTACCACCAACCCCAGCACCGGCTCCTGCCAAGCACAAGAGAAAGCACAAACACAAAAGGCATCACCATGCCCCAGCTCCAGCACCAACTCCCCCGAGCCCTCCATCTCCTCCAGTTGTAACAGATTCCCAAGACACAGCTCCAGCACCATCGCCAGACACG AATGGAGGAAATGCCTTGAATCAGCTAAAAGGAAGAGTAGGAAAGTGGGTCAATACCGCAGTGGGAATTCTCTGTCTACTGGCTATGACAGCTTAA
- the LOC104750723 gene encoding uncharacterized protein LOC104750723 — MANTTARWSPVFAPIYSPVSGNTKPISVRFSASFYKPSLPLFKQQNPISTTVHRSRATRVIEVVAAPKQRNRSVSVFGSLSDDAKLNPEEESDDSVEGQVASVDTKLPRRSLQVEFTCDSCGERTKRLINRHAYERGLVFVQCAGCLQHHKLVDNLGAIVEYDFRETSKDLGTDQV, encoded by the exons ATGGCGAATACTACCGCCCGTTGGTCACCGGTTTTCGCTCCAATCTATTCTCCGGTAAGTGGTAACACAAAGCCAATCAGTGTACGGTTCTCAGCTTCATTCTACAAGCCGTCTCTTCCGTTATTCAAGCAGCAAAACCCTATATCGACGACTGTACACAG GTCGAGAGCTACTCGTGTAATAGAGGTAGTAGCAGCACCTAAGCAACGGAATCGATCAGTCTCTGTTTTTGGGTCTCTCAGTGATGATGCTAAGTTAAACCCAGAAGAGGAATCAGATGATTCCGTAGAG GGACAGGTTGCTTCTGTAGACACTAAACTACCGAGAAGAAGTTTGCAAGTGGAGTTTACTTGCGATTCATGTGGAGAAAGAACTAAGCGGCTTATCAATCGACATGCTTATGAACGTGGCCTTGTGTTTGTTCAG TGTGCAGGATGTCTTCAGCATCATAAACTGGTTGACAATCTTGGTGCCATTGTTGAGTACGACTTCCGTGAAACCTCCAAGGATTTGGGTACTGATCAAGTTTGA
- the LOC104750724 gene encoding tRNA(adenine(34)) deaminase, chloroplastic translates to MFNNTYTNSLQWPIRSRNRQEYCSLLLPERSESYRFFQSSSTSSRRCCCCCVTPSSSSSSCCSYVKPKVSLNPGFVLYGIRQSTLIQWPSFQRRLLVCGNRLVGCEVYASCCDGRRSKNQSFRLKGLEKSNECCDSRSCPDDDDVEAMISFLSEELIDEERKWNLVSRVEESKKVGNVRKVRDSYGDGRVTRKNKQERLERPEGFGRRNGIKEDVKLDERDDCEHCGSRKKSSQLESESRRGSNKLVGGESIGNEEREVRPIRTKSSSCSSYYSLASSGEFESDNEDQEEDVEIIHSENVRGSEKKVVEQSSKGSKSRKEASQMHSRRNKDESSSRVGSSYRKQVFEEGDNSNQAVILNQRRGKKFSQTNNRASESTGNYEEDTEIHEIHVNDAETNSQTQKLLGEREDYRVHSIRNDSGSENIESSQQLLKERSEARYGSEERVSEMRRRTKYRQTQEEDISVLQNFPKATNNQQPLVEGRLSKQADMRRTTERFSESSKVHDIDIRNTYVLQSEEQIRNQEVHAGLVSGLQSERKQQDDLIEHNPLQRTQSDRTSVSVSHTSDTLRYTEIQRKSEKRLIGQESTTILQSDSNVEKSGAWKDSRLHHANSTKEDEMALWDPSSQEKLAEEASSSQSSLTLVSGNKLHLVDLVSAERQGSQTTLIPPSSQLVSRGSGKSYGTGGVSIQEISHENSESGDPTAFEYPRAGALATSQYAGEPMRVTTHEDALGSAHRLEQSSEKFVGEFLKKAKHEVSYPETGEQRVESNQLKRRDSRRSSGSGAKGPSDELWVTDSTQGTPQPGATEGNAAEGNAGFKRNGRSLWNVIADIARLRWGSRAGSSESSAKPAGKNSPNESVSSATWFSGRELEGSSDDNKGDRVLPQEAHSLHQLEVGQTSPRGQFESAGTTKLKQQYGRHEGVVLSPSSTILEGGSVSNLMASTSGDQIVRVDEEEGRNFEFRLSETASTGVPKKLPSRNLIRSPAIKEPSESSPTKVTSDQNVTVGEGRRYQARIPEMDAGQKPLPLPGRNLRSPVVKEPSESRPSMVSGSSSLREQVEQQQPLSAKSQEETGSIPTDSSSTQKKLQRNKQVVRDSFEEWEEAYRVEAERRTVDEIFMREALVEAKKAADTWEVPVGAVLVHDGKIIARGFNLVEELRDSTAHAEMICIREGSKVLRSWRLADTTLYVTLEPCPMCAGAILQARVNTLVWGAPNKLLGADGSWIRLFPGGEENGSENSEKPPPPVHPFHPKMTIRRGVLESECAQTMQQFFQLRRKKKDKNSDPPAPTDHHHHLHPSILLNKMHQVLPFFCL, encoded by the exons ATGTTCAACAATACATACACCAACTCACTCCAATGGCCGATTCGGAGTAGAAATCGCCAAGAGTACTGCTCTTTGCTCCTCCCTGAGAGATCTGAAAGTTACCGATTTTTTCAATCTTCATCTACATCTTCGAGGagatgctgctgctgctgtgtaacaccatcatcatcttcttcttcttgttgttcatATGTTAAGCCTAAGGTATCGTTAAACCCTGGATTTGTGCTTTATGGGATTAGGCAATCTACGCTTATTCAGTGGCCTTCGTTTCAAAGGAGGTTGCTTGTTTGTGGGAATAGACTTGTGGGTTGTGAGGTTTATGCTTCTTGTTGTGATGGTAGACGAAGTAAAAACCAGAGCTTTAGgcttaagggtttggaaaaatCTAATGAATGTTGTGATAGTAGAAGTTgtccagatgatgatgatgtagaaGCTATGATTTCGTTTTTAAGTGAGGAGTTGATAGATGAGGAGAGGAAGTGGAACTTGGTTAGTAGAGTTGAAGAGAGTAAGAAAGTTGGAAATGTCAGAAAGGTTAGAGATAGTTATGGTGATGGGAGAGTTACTCGGAAAAACAAGCAGGAAAGGTTAGAGAGACCTGAGGGGTTTGGTAGGCGAAATGGGATTAAGGAAGATGTGAAGTTAGATGAAAGAGATGATTGTGAACATTGTGGGAGTAGAAAGAAAAGTTCTCAACTGGAAAGTGAGTCTCGGCGTGGTTCTAATAAATTGGTTGGTGGTGAATCCATTGggaatgaagaaagagaagttcGACCAATAAGGACAAAGAGTTCGAGTTGTTCATCGTATTATTCCCTTGCTTCTTCTGGTGAGTTTGAGAGTGATAATGAAGATCAGGAGGAGGATGTGGAAATTATTCATAGCGAAAACGTGAGAGGTTCAGAAAAGAAAGTTGTAGAACAGTCAAGCAAAGGATCAAAGTCTAGAAAGGAAGCCTCTCAGATGCATTCAAGGAGAAATAAAGATGAGAGCTCCAGTAGAGTGGGTTCAAGCTACCGTAAGCAGGTTTTTGAGGAAGGGGATAATTCAAATCAGGCAGTGATTTTGAACCAAAGGAGAGGTAAGAAGTTTAGTCAAACTAATAATAGAGCGTCTGAGTCGACAGGAAATTATGAAGAAGATACAGAGATTCATGAGATCCATGTCAACGATGCAGAGACCAATTCCCAAACCCAAAAGCTTCTTGGTGAAAGAGAGGACTACAGAGTTCACTCAATTCGTAATGACTCTGGGAGCGAAAACATTGAAAGTTCTCAGCAGCTACTGAAGGAGAGATCAGAGGCTCGTTATGGCAGTGAGGAAAGAGTATCTGAAATGCGGAGAAGAACCAAATATAGACAGACCCAAGAGGAAGATATAAGTGTGCTCCAAAATTTTCCAAAGGCGACAAATAATCAGCAGCCTCTAGTGGAAGGAAGGTTATCTAAGCAAGCTGATATGAGAAGGACTACTGAACGCTTTTCTGAAAGTTCAAAAGTTCATGACATAGACATCAGAAATACATATGTCTTGCAAAGCGAAGAACAGATTAGAAACCAAGAGGTACATGCTGGCTTGGTTTCTGGTTTGCAATCAGAAAGGAAGCAGCAAGATGATCTTATTGAACATAATCCCTTGCAAAGGACGCAATCTGACAGAACTTCTGTTTCTGTATCTCATACTAGTGATACACTAAGGTATACAGAAATTCAGAGAAAATCTGAGAAGAGGTTAATTGGTCAAGAAAGTACTACGATTTTGCAGTCGGACAGCAACGTCGAAAAAAGCGGTGCTTGGAAAGACTCTAGGCTTCATCATGCTAACTCgacaaaagaagatgaaatggcCTTATGGGATCCAAGTTCTCAGGAAAAGCTAGCTGAAGAGGCCTCAAGTTCACAATCATCTTTGACTTTGGTCTCGGGAAATAAATTGCATCTGGTAGATCTGGTTTCAGCGGAGAGGCAAGGATCTCAAACAACACTGATTCCTCCTTCTTCTCAGCTGGTAAGCAGAGGTTCAGGGAAAAGTTATGGAACTGGTGGAGTTTCAATTCAAGAAATTTCCCATGAAAATTCAGAAAGTGGGGATCCCACAGCTTTTGAATACCCAAGAGCAGGAGCTCTTGCTACTAGTCAATATGCTGGAGAACCGATGAGAGTTACAACACACGAAGATGCTCTGGGTTCTGCACATCGGTTAGAACAGTCATCAGAGAAGTTTGTTGGGGAGTTTTTGAAAAAGGCCAAGCATGAAGTATCATATCCGGAGACTGGGGAGCAAAGAGTTGAAAGCAATCAGTTGAAGAGGCGGGACTCAAGGCGATCATCTGGTTCAGGAGCAAAGGGACCATCAGATGAATTATGGGTCACAGATTCTACTCAGGGAACCCCTCAACCAGGAGCCACGGAAGGCAATGCAGCCGAGGGAAATGCTGGTTTCAAAAGAAATGGTAGGTCCTTGTGGAATGTTATCGCCGATATTGCTCGGCTTCGGTGGGGCTCTCGAGCTGGAAGCTCTGAATCGAGTGCAAAGCCTGCCGGAAAGAATTCACCGAATGAGTCAGTTAGCAGTGCAACATGGTTTTCTGGACGTGAGCTTGAAGGAAGCAGTGATGATAACAAAGGGGATAGGGTTTTGCCTCAAGAAGCTCATTCCCTACATCAGTTGGAGGTTGGTCAAACTTCTCCTAGAGGCCAATTTGAATCTGCTGGCACTACAAAACTGAAGCAGCAATATGGACGGCACGAAGGTGTAGTATTGTCACCATCTTCCACAATATTAGAAGGTGGCTCTGTATCCAATCTCATGGCTTCCACATCTGGTGATCAAATTGTTCgcgttgatgaagaagaaggcagAAACTTTGAGTTCCGTCTTTCCGAAACTGCTTCAACAGGGGTGCCAAAGAAACTGCCTAGTCGAAACCTGATAAGATCTCCTGCTATCAAGGAACCCTCAGAATCTAGTCCAACCAAGGTAACTAGCGATCAAAATGTTACTGTGGGAGAAGGAAGACGCTACCAGGCTCGTATTCCTGAAATGGATGCAGGTCAAAAGCCGTTGCCATTGCCTGGTCGAAACCTAAGGTCTCCTGTTGTAAAGGAACCTTCAGAATCCCGTCCCAGCATGGTATCTGGCAGTAGCAGCTTAAGAGAGCAGgtggaacaacaacaacctctGAGTGCGAAGTCCCAGGAAGAAACAGGTTCCATACCAACAGACTCTTcgtccacacaaaaaaaacttcagagGAACAAACAGGTCGTGAGGGATAGTTTTGAGGAGTGGGAAGAAGCATATAGAGTAGAAGCTGAAAGGCGAACAGTTGATGAGATATTCATGAGGGAAGCGTTAGTAGAAGCTAAGAAGGCTGCTGATACATGGGAGGTACCTGTTGGGGCTGTGCTTGTGCATGATGGGAAAATCATTGCTCGGGGTTTTAACCT AGTAGAGGAGCTTCGGGATTCAACCGCCCATGCAGAAATGATTTGCATTCGAGAGGGTTCCAAAGTACTTCGTTCATGGAGGCTCGCG GATACAACGCTCTATGTAACACTAGAACCGTGCCCAATGTGTGCGGGCGCAATACTTCAAGCAAGGGTGAACACTCTTGTGTGGGGTGCTCCTAATAAGCTTCTCGGAGCAGATGGCAGCTGGATCAG GCTTTTCCCTGGAGGCGAAGAAAATGGATCAGAGAATTCAGAAAAGCCACCGCCTCCAGTTCATCCATTCCATCCTAAGATGACAATCCGGCGCGGAGTTCTCGAATCAGAATGTGCTCAGACAATGCAGCAGTTTTTCCAGctgaggagaaagaagaaagacaagaaCTCAGATCCACCCGCTCCtacagatcatcatcatcatcttcatccttcCATACTTCTCAACAAGATGCATCAAGTCTTACCCTTTTTCTGTCTGTAG